The Brachyhypopomus gauderio isolate BG-103 chromosome 1, BGAUD_0.2, whole genome shotgun sequence genome includes a window with the following:
- the LOC143526642 gene encoding mucin-3A — translation MYSAPSTTSIGSSPSLSASVSSHESISSLYTTEFTLSVAESTDTIPTSSPTTSAINITSFFRSTAAVVTISQTTTDNTSSFTSQPSSQFTDINSFTAHSCMDTECQCNGSPCFFNMTTQLCTCKCSLFTYGHSCNFAVNTTTVTWSEGRPTRKANISLRIMKDYILDFQNLNSQASKQLIAILTHELSVICKRADPQNFRDVNIITLINGSIIVKSSARYNYPNNQSQIDFLNNDLELVLNIFLYNFDLLKNLREALGNASIQDIEVTMTKPEIANVSDIKPFINCSMDFANFTLKLEEDAWECEAPCKMNPNYCHHHGDCLNFKTGPVCQCYESYLQVYSGARCELYHRGAGFYAALFGSLGGAFLLLIISITVIFVMRRNHGGKWTVSSNSDSKRFSIFDDDTFNFSDRGQAP, via the exons atgtactCTGCACCGTCAACAACATCAATTGGAAGTAGTCCATCATTATCAGCCTCTGTTTCTTCACATGAAAGCATTTCATCATTATACACTACTGAATTCACCTTATCAGTTGCGGAATCCACTGACACCATTCCAACCTCTTCACCAACA ACCTCTGCCATCAACATTACATCATTTTTCAGATCTACTGCTGCAGTGGTGACAATTTCTCAAACCACAACTGACAATACTTCTTCATTTACAAGTCAACCATCCTCTCAATTTACTG ATATCAATTCTTTCACTGCGCACAGCTGTATGGACACAGAATGCCAGTGCAATGGTTCACCTTGTTTTTTTAATATGACAACTCAGCTTTGTACATGTAAATGCAGTCTTTTTACATATGGGCATTCCTGTAATTTTGCAGTTAACACTACAACAGTTACATGGT CTGAAGGCAGGCCCACTAGGAAGGCAAATATTTCCCTGAGAATAATGAAAGATTATATTCTTGACTTTCAAAATTTAAACTCCCAGGCATCCAAACAGTTGATTGCAATCTTAACCCATGAG CTTTCAGTTATTTGTAAAAGAGCAGATCCACAAAACTTCAGAGATGTGAATATCATTACTTTGAT AAATGGAAGCATTATTGTCAAAAGCAGTGCAAGATACAACTACCCTAACAATCAATCACAAATTGATTTTCTCAACAATGATTTGGAACTCgtattgaacatttttttatatAACTTTGATTTGCTTAAGAATCTGAGAGAAGCACTTGGTAATGCATCCATTCAGGATATTGAAGTTACAATGACAAAACCTGAAATAGCAA ATGTTTCAGACATAAAACCATTCATAAATTGCAGTATGGATTTTGCCAACTTTACACTGAAACTTGAAGAAGATGCCTGGGAATGTGAAGCACCATGCAAAATGAATCCCAACTACTGCCATCATCATGGTGACTGCCTCAATTTTAAAACAGGTCCAGTGTGCCA ATGTTATGAGTCTTATCTTCAGGTATACTCTGGGGCACGATGTGAACTTTACCACAGAGGTGCTGGATTTTATGCAGCCCTCTTTGGGAGTTTAGGAGGTGCCTTTCTCCTTCTCATCATTTCCATAACAGTGATTTTTGTTATGCGGCGGAACCATGGTGGAAAATG GACTGTGAGCAGCAATTCTGACTCAAAAAGGTTTTCCATTTTTGATGATGACACTTTTAACTTCTCTGACAGAGGGCAAGCTCCTTAA
- the mrps16 gene encoding small ribosomal subunit protein bS16m: MVHLSSLLLKKYHGGHVVIRMALGGATNRPFYRIVAAYNKRSRDGKYIEQLGSYDPLPNIYNEKLVSFNYDRIKYWMGCGAHPTKPVSKLLGLAGFFPLHPMTVMEAERRRKAALTESNESEDQDEQGAVQ; the protein is encoded by the exons ATGGTCCATCTAT CATCATTATTACTTAAGAAATACCACGGAGGTCATGTCGTTATCCGGATGGCACTCGGTGGCGCCACCAACAGGCCGTTTTACCGCATAGTGGCAGCCTACAACAAACGGTCACGAGATGGCAAATACATTGAGCAGCTGGGATCATACGACCCTCTCCCAAACATCTACAACGAGAAACTAGTCAGTTTCAACTACGACCGAATCAAATACTGGATGGGTTGTGGGGCTCATCCAACAAAGCCTGTGTCCAAACTCTTAG GACTGGCTGGATTCTTCCCCTTGCATCCCATGACAGTAATGGAGGCTGAGCGACGTAGAAAAGCAGCACTGACCGAATCAAACGAGAGTGAAGACCAAGACGAGCAAGGAGCAGTGCAGTGA